The Bacteroidales bacterium genome contains a region encoding:
- the nudC gene encoding NAD(+) diphosphatase: MIQDIYPHFLNNRFTEAAIATNDNDFIFVFRNDKILLRQTGDELEIPTKKYFKGTLESAVYLFSLDNSRCYLAGDSVLPEDESFVFYEMTFFRTARQKEIAWASLVAHQIMHWYDQNQFCGKCGSSMSHKTDERALVCTECKNTVYPRISPAIIVAIICGNKILLAKGVNFRGGFYSLIAGYADIGESLEETVVREVKEEVGIDVFNIRYYKSQPWPLSGSMMIGFIAEADDTRPITIDEKEIAGAAWFERGSLPQHSPSEISIAGEMIERFESGEL, encoded by the coding sequence ATGATCCAGGACATCTACCCGCATTTTTTAAACAACCGATTCACAGAAGCTGCAATTGCAACCAATGACAATGATTTTATATTCGTTTTCAGAAATGATAAAATTTTGCTGAGACAAACCGGCGATGAGTTGGAGATACCCACCAAAAAATATTTCAAGGGTACCTTAGAATCCGCTGTATATTTATTTTCACTTGACAACTCGAGGTGCTACCTGGCCGGGGATTCTGTATTGCCGGAGGATGAAAGTTTTGTTTTCTATGAAATGACATTCTTTCGTACAGCCCGGCAAAAAGAAATTGCATGGGCTTCACTTGTGGCGCATCAAATTATGCACTGGTACGATCAAAACCAATTTTGCGGGAAATGCGGATCTTCTATGTCGCATAAAACCGATGAAAGAGCACTGGTTTGCACTGAATGTAAAAATACAGTTTACCCGCGGATATCACCCGCGATCATAGTGGCCATAATTTGTGGAAATAAAATACTGTTAGCTAAAGGAGTAAATTTCAGGGGAGGGTTCTATTCGCTTATAGCCGGGTATGCCGATATTGGCGAATCGCTAGAAGAAACGGTTGTAAGGGAAGTAAAGGAGGAAGTCGGGATTGATGTGTTCAATATCCGGTATTACAAAAGCCAGCCATGGCCGTTATCGGGTTCCATGATGATTGGTTTTATTGCAGAGGCTGACGATACCCGGCCTATAACTATTGATGAAAAAGAGATCGCCGGCGCGGCGTGGTTTGAACGCGGTTCACTGCCGCAGCATTCTCCTTCGGAAATTAGTATTGCAGGTGAAATGATTGAGAGATTTGAAAGTGGGGAGCTTTAA
- the pepF gene encoding oligoendopeptidase F, translating into MQRNITGIALGALLIVSVSLSGQTRERSKIDPKYTWNLAEIYPTEAAWTAAKDEVVSKIPVLKSYKGKLGSSSQTLLEFMNTYFDFYKLYNRVYSYASMKSDEDLGNNNYQSMIQIMRQVDPLIGAATAYSRPELLSVGKEKIDRFVAENKGLAVYRMYFDDLFRQQKHMLSEPEEKILAQASAVLSAPQSIFSVFINNDLPYPEAILSTGDTVLVNIAGYNKYRASPVRSDRELVFRTFWSTMQKFESTFSEQLLGGVNANIFMARSRNYETALEAAVDRYNIPPTVYRKLIENVNKNLPVFYRYLELRKRLLGVDTLKYSDIYAPVVGKINLEYSFDQAKDLIVKSLSPLGPDYQSIIAKAFNERWLDVYPTPGKRSGAYSNGSVYDVHPYMLLNFNGQYTDVSTTAHELGHTMQSYLSNKNQPYPLADYPIFTAEVASTFNEVLLNDYLVKNITDDNTRLALLMSNLDNFKSTLFRQTQFAEFELAIHELAEAGKPLTSDVLNDTYGAIIRKYYGHDKGICIIDKLYNNEWSFIPHFYYNFYVYQYATSFTASTALAGNVINGDKASTQKYLAFLSAGGSKYPIDLLKDAGVDMTTDIPFSKTIEMMNKTMDEVEKILDKK; encoded by the coding sequence ATGCAAAGGAATATTACGGGCATTGCCCTCGGTGCATTGCTAATTGTATCAGTTTCCCTGTCGGGCCAGACCAGGGAAAGAAGTAAGATCGATCCGAAATACACCTGGAACCTGGCTGAGATTTATCCTACCGAAGCGGCATGGACAGCAGCCAAGGATGAAGTGGTAAGTAAAATCCCTGTTTTAAAGTCTTATAAGGGAAAGCTGGGTTCATCCTCTCAAACCCTGCTCGAATTCATGAATACCTATTTCGATTTCTATAAGTTATATAACCGGGTATATTCGTATGCATCCATGAAATCGGATGAGGATCTTGGCAACAACAATTATCAGTCGATGATCCAGATTATGCGCCAGGTAGATCCCCTGATCGGGGCAGCCACAGCCTATTCAAGGCCTGAACTACTCTCCGTCGGAAAGGAAAAAATTGACAGGTTTGTTGCTGAAAATAAAGGATTAGCTGTTTACCGGATGTACTTTGATGACCTTTTCAGACAGCAGAAACATATGCTGTCAGAACCTGAGGAAAAAATCCTAGCTCAGGCTTCGGCAGTACTTAGCGCACCACAAAGCATTTTCAGCGTATTCATTAACAATGACCTTCCATATCCCGAAGCGATACTGTCAACAGGTGACACGGTGCTTGTCAATATTGCCGGATATAACAAATACAGGGCATCGCCGGTACGATCCGACCGGGAACTGGTTTTCAGAACTTTCTGGTCGACTATGCAGAAATTTGAATCCACGTTTTCAGAGCAATTGCTCGGCGGTGTTAATGCCAATATTTTCATGGCCCGTTCCCGCAATTATGAAACAGCCCTGGAAGCCGCAGTAGACCGTTATAATATACCACCGACCGTTTACCGGAAACTTATTGAAAACGTAAATAAGAACCTGCCTGTTTTCTACCGTTACCTTGAACTGCGGAAACGGCTTCTGGGCGTTGACACGTTGAAATACTCGGACATTTACGCCCCGGTTGTGGGCAAAATTAACCTCGAATACAGTTTCGACCAGGCAAAGGATCTTATCGTAAAATCGCTCTCGCCATTGGGACCGGATTATCAATCTATAATCGCAAAAGCGTTTAATGAACGATGGCTCGACGTGTATCCTACCCCGGGTAAAAGATCAGGCGCTTATTCAAACGGATCGGTGTATGACGTGCATCCTTATATGCTGCTTAACTTTAACGGGCAATATACCGATGTAAGCACAACGGCACATGAACTGGGCCACACCATGCAGAGTTACCTGTCGAATAAAAACCAGCCTTACCCGCTTGCCGATTACCCGATTTTTACTGCCGAAGTCGCCTCCACATTCAACGAGGTCCTTTTGAATGATTACCTGGTTAAGAACATCACGGATGACAATACCCGCCTTGCTTTGCTGATGAGCAACCTCGACAATTTCAAGAGCACCCTGTTCAGGCAGACCCAGTTTGCCGAATTTGAGCTGGCTATCCATGAGCTTGCTGAAGCCGGCAAGCCATTGACAAGTGATGTGCTGAATGATACATATGGTGCGATTATCCGAAAGTATTACGGTCACGATAAAGGTATCTGCATCATCGATAAACTTTATAATAACGAATGGTCATTCATTCCTCATTTCTACTATAATTTTTATGTTTACCAGTATGCCACTTCATTCACCGCGTCAACAGCCCTGGCAGGAAATGTAATTAATGGCGACAAGGCAAGCACTCAGAAATACCTGGCTTTCTTATCGGCAGGCGGATCGAAATACCCGATTGACCTGTTAAAGGACGCCGGTGTGGATATGACAACCGATATCCCATTCTCCAAAACCATTGAAATGATGAATAAAACAATGGATGAGGTGGAGAAGATACTGGATAAGAAGTAG
- a CDS encoding RNA polymerase sigma factor → MDDRLLIQRIKDGDISAVSQMVNNHRNLIWHIIISMTGRNSDNEDLFQEVFLRVFKGIRKFREEAKLSTWIGSIAHHVCVDYLRKKKLNSIYTDIENDFKAVQNIKSEFATNEHEDLNKLLLSAIEKLPPAFRTVITLFHLDDHSYRDISIITGMPEGTVKSYISRGRDSLRQILTQAVPDIAEIMNQF, encoded by the coding sequence ATGGACGATCGCTTATTAATACAACGGATTAAAGACGGGGATATATCGGCTGTCAGTCAGATGGTGAATAATCACCGGAATTTGATCTGGCATATTATCATTTCGATGACGGGGCGGAATTCCGACAATGAGGATCTTTTCCAGGAAGTGTTTTTACGGGTATTTAAAGGAATCCGGAAATTCAGGGAGGAAGCCAAACTTTCAACATGGATAGGATCCATTGCGCACCATGTTTGTGTGGATTACCTGAGAAAGAAAAAACTGAATTCGATTTACACCGATATTGAGAATGACTTTAAAGCCGTTCAGAACATAAAATCCGAGTTCGCTACAAATGAGCATGAGGATTTAAACAAATTGCTGTTATCGGCTATTGAAAAATTGCCACCGGCATTCAGAACCGTAATTACCCTGTTTCACCTGGATGATCATTCATATAGGGATATATCTATTATTACCGGTATGCCGGAAGGCACTGTTAAAAGTTACATCAGCAGGGGCCGTGACTCGCTGAGGCAAATTCTCACACAGGCTGTGCCTGACATTGCAGAAATTATGAACCAGTTTTAA
- a CDS encoding sigma-70 family RNA polymerase sigma factor: protein MMKESLEMTTTALSDNEIIRKILDGHTGLFEILIRRYNPYLYKTGRSYNLDHETTQDLMQDTFIDAFVNLSRFEGRATFKTWIISIMLNNCYRKTHKHSYLFEEARDFNNNPVFTVPKSNDVNAIVVNKELNAVIEKALSAIPEDYRLVFSMRELSGLSVAETAEILKLSEANVKVRLNRARLMLRKEIEKTYSPEEIFEFNQVFCDRMVKRVMNSILINQKDKF, encoded by the coding sequence ATGATGAAAGAATCATTGGAAATGACAACGACTGCCTTATCCGACAATGAAATTATAAGGAAGATCCTGGATGGCCACACAGGGCTTTTTGAAATCCTTATCCGAAGGTACAACCCGTATCTTTATAAAACCGGGCGGTCCTATAACCTGGATCATGAAACTACCCAGGACCTCATGCAGGACACATTTATAGATGCCTTTGTGAATCTTTCGCGGTTCGAAGGGAGGGCAACCTTTAAAACATGGATTATTAGTATTATGCTGAATAACTGTTACCGGAAGACGCATAAACACAGTTATCTTTTTGAAGAGGCCCGGGATTTCAATAACAATCCGGTATTTACGGTTCCAAAATCAAATGATGTAAATGCTATTGTTGTGAATAAAGAATTGAATGCTGTTATTGAAAAAGCGCTCTCCGCAATTCCTGAAGATTACAGGCTTGTGTTTTCGATGCGGGAGTTAAGCGGACTGAGTGTTGCTGAAACAGCGGAAATACTGAAGTTAAGCGAAGCGAATGTAAAAGTCCGTTTAAACCGTGCAAGGCTTATGTTGAGGAAAGAAATTGAAAAGACCTACAGCCCGGAAGAAATTTTTGAGTTTAACCAGGTATTCTGCGACCGGATGGTTAAAAGGGTGATGAATTCCATATTGATCAATCAGAAAGATAAATTCTGA
- a CDS encoding septation protein IspZ — MNRKLLLQLLPGFIPLFIFIVADEIWGTKVGLLVAVASGIIELIIYRVRDGKFDKFILLDTLLIVILGVISIILDNDVFFKLKPALIGVLMCAVLGISAFTPNNYLLMMSKRYMKGVEMNDQQYLKFRQNLRTLFWIFSAYTILVFYSVWFMSKEAWAFISGGLFYILFGVYFLFEMAKIWRMKKQQQNEEWLPLVNEKGEIIGKAPRSVCHSDKKYLHPVVHLHVINDKGEIVLQKRPLTKTIQPGKWDTAVGGHVAFDETIELALKRESEEEIGLHDFDPKLVANYIWESDVEREFVFCFITRHNGPINPHKKELAGAGFWTVPDIKASLGKGIFTPNFEEEFKRFLVKF, encoded by the coding sequence ATGAACCGAAAACTTTTGCTTCAGCTGCTTCCGGGCTTTATACCACTCTTTATCTTCATTGTTGCAGATGAAATATGGGGAACCAAAGTAGGATTGTTGGTGGCCGTAGCCTCCGGGATTATTGAACTTATTATTTACAGGGTAAGAGACGGTAAATTTGATAAATTCATTTTGCTGGATACACTGCTGATTGTCATCCTTGGTGTTATTTCAATCATTCTCGACAATGATGTCTTTTTTAAGCTGAAGCCCGCACTGATCGGGGTATTGATGTGTGCCGTTCTGGGGATATCTGCATTCACTCCGAATAATTACCTGCTGATGATGTCGAAACGCTATATGAAAGGCGTTGAAATGAATGATCAGCAATACCTGAAATTCAGGCAAAATCTCCGGACACTTTTCTGGATATTTTCTGCCTATACAATCCTTGTATTTTATTCAGTATGGTTCATGAGCAAGGAAGCCTGGGCGTTTATCAGCGGCGGATTGTTTTATATCCTGTTCGGCGTTTATTTTTTATTCGAAATGGCTAAAATCTGGCGGATGAAAAAGCAGCAGCAAAACGAAGAATGGCTGCCGCTCGTGAATGAGAAAGGCGAAATTATCGGAAAAGCTCCCCGGAGTGTATGTCACTCCGATAAAAAATACCTGCATCCGGTGGTGCACCTTCATGTAATCAATGACAAAGGCGAAATAGTGCTGCAGAAAAGGCCGCTTACCAAAACCATACAGCCGGGCAAATGGGATACGGCTGTGGGAGGTCATGTGGCATTTGATGAAACGATTGAGCTGGCGCTAAAAAGAGAGAGTGAAGAAGAAATCGGCCTGCACGATTTTGATCCGAAACTGGTTGCCAATTATATCTGGGAATCCGATGTGGAGCGCGAATTCGTTTTCTGTTTTATCACCCGTCATAACGGTCCCATAAATCCACACAAAAAGGAGCTGGCAGGAGCCGGATTCTGGACTGTTCCGGATATAAAAGCATCGCTGGGCAAAGGAATATTCACTCCTAACTTTGAAGAAGAATTCAAAAGGTTCCTGGTAAAATTCTGA
- a CDS encoding PQQ-binding-like beta-propeller repeat protein encodes MSIRNNFFIVLCTVLASCNTSTRQTSMFFRNDTIHSGYFDSWGPDSLTVTAWTFKTGGRVFSSPVIADGRLFIGSDDGNLYALNVKDGSLFWNYKTEGRVSSTPAAFENKVAFMSFDGNVYCLEQKTGKEIWKFKTAGERVFSAPGIHGMPEKDRKLDDPWDMFLSSPVVANGVLYIGCGEGTFYALDANTGEKKWEFKTGDVIHSSPAYASKTVYFGSWDSYLYALNAETGSLKWKFKTGIDTVYYNQVGFQSSPVVYKGVVYSGCRDAHIWAVEAETGDLKWQYYNNGSWVIATPAIHNDTLYFETSDSHKFIALSAISGKELYTGDCKTYGFSSPSVAGSVVYLGTHGGSLYAFETRTGKTLWQFRTPAAIANADSVIAPNGEFNYPKIFTENTYEANMKSVDKIYSVGSILSSPTVYNGMVFFGSADSCVYAIK; translated from the coding sequence ATGTCAATTCGCAATAACTTCTTCATTGTGCTCTGCACCGTGCTTGCTTCATGTAATACAAGCACCAGGCAAACATCCATGTTTTTCAGAAACGATACCATTCATTCCGGTTATTTTGATTCCTGGGGACCTGACAGCCTGACTGTTACAGCGTGGACCTTTAAAACAGGGGGAAGAGTTTTTTCATCCCCGGTAATTGCCGATGGCCGGCTGTTCATAGGCAGCGATGACGGCAACCTGTATGCCCTTAACGTAAAAGACGGATCTTTATTCTGGAATTATAAGACAGAAGGCCGTGTGAGCTCCACTCCCGCCGCATTTGAAAATAAAGTAGCATTTATGAGTTTTGACGGAAACGTGTATTGTCTCGAACAGAAAACGGGAAAAGAAATATGGAAATTCAAGACGGCCGGTGAAAGAGTTTTTTCAGCGCCTGGTATTCATGGCATGCCTGAAAAGGACAGGAAGCTCGATGATCCCTGGGATATGTTCCTGTCATCACCTGTGGTTGCCAACGGCGTGTTATACATTGGCTGCGGCGAAGGAACTTTCTATGCACTCGATGCCAATACCGGTGAAAAGAAATGGGAATTCAAAACCGGTGACGTCATCCATTCCTCACCTGCCTATGCCAGCAAAACGGTTTATTTCGGAAGCTGGGACAGTTACCTGTATGCCCTGAATGCCGAAACCGGTTCGCTGAAGTGGAAATTCAAAACAGGCATTGATACGGTGTATTACAACCAGGTCGGATTTCAATCCTCACCTGTAGTTTATAAAGGCGTCGTCTATTCAGGCTGCCGTGATGCTCACATCTGGGCTGTTGAGGCGGAAACCGGCGATCTGAAATGGCAGTACTATAATAATGGATCGTGGGTTATTGCTACACCGGCCATACATAACGATACGCTTTATTTTGAAACATCGGATTCGCATAAATTCATAGCGCTTTCAGCAATAAGCGGCAAGGAATTGTATACGGGCGACTGTAAGACGTATGGATTTTCATCACCCTCGGTGGCAGGCAGCGTTGTATACCTGGGAACCCACGGAGGAAGCCTGTATGCGTTTGAAACAAGAACAGGGAAAACGTTGTGGCAGTTCCGGACTCCTGCAGCCATTGCAAACGCTGATTCGGTAATTGCTCCAAACGGGGAATTCAACTATCCGAAGATTTTTACCGAGAATACCTATGAAGCCAACATGAAATCGGTGGATAAAATATACTCTGTCGGATCCATCCTGTCTTCACCCACGGTTTACAACGGCATGGTTTTCTTTGGCAGCGCTGATAGTTGTGTGTATGCGATAAAATAA
- a CDS encoding glycoside hydrolase family 43 protein translates to MNSHFLRIFTGIIFCAVLLTACSKKSGNPVFPGWYADPEATVFDNEYWIYPTFSAPYEEQVFMDAFSSTDLVTWTKHEHIIDTSAVKWAKYAMWAPAIVKKGSSYFLFFAANDIQNDSAMGGIGIGIAEKPEGPYRDYLGKPLLDKFHNGAQPIDQFVFKDKDSQYYMIYGGWRHCNIVKLNSDFTGFVPFDDSTVFREITPEGYVEGPFMFTRNGKYYFMWSEGSWGGSDYRVAYAIADSPSGPFKRLNTILEQDPEIGKGAGHHSVIQIPGKDEWYIVYHRRPLDKTGANDRQTCIDRMYFDKDGFILPVKITNEGVNKRKL, encoded by the coding sequence ATGAACTCACATTTCCTCAGAATTTTTACCGGTATCATTTTTTGTGCTGTTCTGCTTACAGCCTGTTCAAAGAAATCCGGCAACCCGGTTTTCCCGGGATGGTACGCCGACCCGGAGGCAACCGTTTTTGATAATGAATACTGGATCTATCCCACTTTCTCAGCTCCTTACGAAGAACAGGTTTTTATGGATGCCTTTTCTTCAACTGACCTGGTTACCTGGACCAAACATGAGCACATCATTGATACATCTGCTGTGAAATGGGCAAAATACGCCATGTGGGCACCGGCTATAGTGAAAAAGGGCAGCAGCTACTTTTTATTTTTTGCTGCCAATGATATACAGAATGACAGTGCAATGGGCGGCATAGGCATAGGCATTGCTGAAAAGCCCGAAGGACCTTACAGAGATTACCTCGGCAAACCCTTGCTGGACAAGTTCCATAATGGCGCTCAGCCGATTGACCAGTTTGTTTTTAAGGATAAGGATTCACAATATTACATGATTTACGGGGGCTGGAGGCATTGTAATATTGTAAAGCTGAACAGTGATTTTACAGGGTTTGTACCGTTTGATGACAGTACCGTTTTCAGGGAAATCACACCGGAAGGTTATGTGGAAGGGCCTTTTATGTTTACCAGGAACGGAAAATACTACTTCATGTGGTCGGAAGGATCGTGGGGCGGTTCGGATTACCGGGTGGCATACGCTATTGCGGATTCTCCTTCAGGGCCTTTCAAGCGACTCAATACCATACTGGAGCAGGATCCTGAAATTGGCAAGGGCGCAGGACATCATTCAGTGATTCAGATTCCGGGAAAGGATGAATGGTATATAGTTTACCATCGCCGGCCGCTTGATAAAACCGGTGCAAACGACCGGCAAACCTGCATTGACAGGATGTATTTTGATAAAGACGGGTTTATTTTGCCGGTGAAGATAACGAACGAAGGAGTGAATAAAAGGAAATTGTAG
- a CDS encoding alpha/beta hydrolase: MQNATGNYASVNGLNLYYEIHGEGFPLVLLHGGGSTIYSTYGRILPDLAKKHMVIAVELQAHGHTPDIDRPLTFEQDADDVAELLNELRVVKADFMGFSNGGTTCIEIAIRHAERVNKLVLIAALVNRNGMPADFWEGMKKATIENMPEPLKQAYLEINPDPSGLMAMFNRDRDRMLEFRDIPPEKISGINRSSLVINGDRDVVTVQHALELSALLKGRLAIIPGAHGEYIGEICSGNKIDTIPILVNELIEEFLYAAN, from the coding sequence ATGCAAAATGCAACAGGCAATTACGCTTCAGTGAACGGTCTCAATTTATATTATGAAATTCACGGGGAAGGATTTCCACTGGTATTGCTCCATGGAGGAGGATCAACTATTTACTCCACTTACGGGCGCATTCTGCCTGATCTTGCAAAAAAACACATGGTAATTGCCGTGGAATTGCAGGCGCATGGCCACACTCCCGATATTGACCGCCCCCTTACTTTTGAACAGGATGCAGATGATGTCGCTGAATTACTGAATGAACTGCGTGTGGTAAAAGCAGACTTCATGGGATTCAGCAATGGGGGAACAACCTGCATCGAGATTGCCATCCGGCATGCCGAGCGGGTTAATAAACTGGTACTGATTGCTGCCCTAGTTAACCGCAACGGAATGCCCGCGGATTTTTGGGAGGGTATGAAAAAGGCGACGATTGAAAACATGCCGGAGCCTTTAAAACAGGCATACCTAGAAATAAATCCCGATCCATCCGGACTGATGGCCATGTTTAACCGTGATCGCGACAGGATGCTTGAATTCCGGGATATTCCTCCGGAGAAGATTTCCGGAATTAACAGGTCGTCACTGGTAATAAACGGTGACCGCGATGTTGTAACCGTTCAGCACGCACTTGAATTATCTGCATTGTTAAAAGGCCGCCTGGCTATAATTCCGGGCGCACATGGCGAATACATCGGTGAAATCTGCTCGGGAAATAAAATCGATACAATTCCAATATTGGTTAATGAATTGATTGAAGAGTTTCTTTATGCAGCGAATTAA
- a CDS encoding nuclear transport factor 2 family protein — translation MKNFILLVFICLINLQAFSQNIIQKSIPEYKPDDQKLYDTIVYLDSIFFNAYNTCDIDLQADFYDDNIEFYHDRGGLSTSKSDILESIKNNICGKVTRTRVKASLEVYPIANFGAVEIGYHYFHNKAEGTTSQPSKFITIWKLSQGKWKLSRVISLH, via the coding sequence ATGAAAAATTTTATACTGCTTGTTTTCATATGCCTTATTAACCTACAGGCGTTCTCACAAAACATCATACAAAAAAGCATACCGGAATACAAACCTGATGATCAGAAACTCTATGACACCATTGTATACCTGGATAGCATTTTTTTCAATGCCTATAATACTTGCGATATTGATCTGCAGGCGGATTTTTATGATGATAACATTGAATTCTACCATGACCGGGGCGGTCTAAGCACCTCAAAAAGTGATATTCTTGAGTCGATTAAAAATAATATCTGTGGCAAGGTTACCCGCACGAGAGTCAAGGCAAGCCTTGAAGTATATCCTATTGCCAATTTCGGGGCTGTTGAAATAGGATATCACTATTTCCATAATAAAGCGGAAGGAACAACGTCACAACCTTCCAAATTCATTACCATCTGGAAATTAAGCCAGGGCAAATGGAAATTATCGAGGGTTATAAGCCTGCATTGA
- a CDS encoding VOC family protein translates to MNPVVHFELPANDRQRMADFYSRVFGWKAQFMGEDMGNYVTVSTTETDERGRPTQPGAINGGLYPRTDDAGDQHPSLVIGVGNIQEAIENIKKAGGKVISEPVPIPGVGKYASFFDTEGNRMSVLQPDW, encoded by the coding sequence ATGAATCCGGTAGTACATTTTGAATTACCCGCCAATGACAGGCAGCGTATGGCCGATTTCTACTCCAGGGTATTTGGCTGGAAAGCCCAGTTTATGGGTGAAGATATGGGTAATTATGTTACAGTCAGCACCACTGAAACCGATGAGCGGGGCCGTCCGACGCAGCCCGGAGCTATTAACGGCGGTTTGTATCCGCGCACAGATGATGCCGGCGATCAGCATCCTTCACTCGTTATCGGGGTCGGTAACATACAGGAAGCAATTGAAAATATTAAAAAAGCAGGTGGTAAAGTAATTTCAGAACCTGTTCCGATCCCCGGGGTAGGAAAATATGCTTCTTTCTTTGACACCGAAGGCAACCGTATGAGCGTATTGCAGCCGGATTGGTAA